DNA from Tripterygium wilfordii isolate XIE 37 chromosome 15, ASM1340144v1, whole genome shotgun sequence:
TAATTTCAAACCATttgtaataaactaataatcctTCAAAATCATGAGTAGCTCAGGATGAGATGATACCATGCAATGCTATCTCATAGAGGTTTTGAATACGAATCTCTTCATCCCTTcccttaataaaaaaattaatacacTAATCCATTCTTTTGAGGGATTATTGcacattcaaaattcaaagttccataccaaaaaaatcaaaagataaGTTTTGCATTGATGAGGGATTCAAATCCCTTCGGGTGCTTCTAAATTCGATTTCTTATTGGGATCAATTCTCTCGTGGATACGTTTTGGGTTTTGATTCAACTACTTTTTTTATCGAATAATTTCTATGCGCATATATTTGACAACTCAAATTCATATCTATATCGAAATTTAAAGGACAAATTTATAAGATGTAGTTGATTTTAGGTTTCGAGATCATTCTCAAATCTCAAACTCAAAAGGATTGAATTGGAGACAGCTTGTAGCTGGCGCCAGGTCAAAAGTGGCAGCACATTCATATTGTATAGATTATTCATACTTGGGTAGATGATATCTTGATTGATTCTCATAAATCTCTCGTATATATCAATCACCACGTGTCTCAAATCTCAACTCCATTCCAACCCACTTGACTTCTTTACAAAATATCTGTAGTATTCCATTTTCAACGATATCACAGATGCCATCCCTTATGAGTTCAGCCGCTCCTCTCAGGACTGCTCTGTTTTCTGCAGTTTTTCTCTCTGCACTGTCATGTCTTGCAGCTCAACAGTTCTACTACATTGTTTTGcaggtatacatacatacatacatatatatttcctCTTCTGATCACCTCTCCAATTGTTTACATTTATGTGAAAAATATGTACTATGATCATGTGTGTAGTGGCCAGGATCATATTGTAGTACAAAGCATGGTTGCTGCTATCCAAAATCAGGAAAACCAGCACCAGATTTCACCATTGGTGGGCTTTGGCCATATAACATTGACGGCAGCTTTCTAACTTACTGCAATAACCAGAGTCGACTTGGTATATCTAAGgtatcataattcataaatatGCATGAATGTTGCAATATTGAACAACCCTTAAtcccaactatatatatatatatatatatcaattttacAGGGGTCCCATTTGGTAACATTTTTACTGTATCAAAGGCCAAGTTCCTTTCCATTTGACTCCACTTGTGGGGGGAGATATGTGTAAACTGCAGGATCTGATTTCAAGATATACGTTGTATCATATTACATACAATATAACaacagaaatgaaaaaaaaatgtcaaacacAAGAATTGTATAAGAATAAAATTATGTTTTTGTAGGGAATTGAATCGAGAAGGTATATATGATTAAGTCCAACGTTGAACACTGTCTCTTTAAGATTGATTTGTCCCCCATAATTGTTTATGACAATTGTGACTTCGCAATTGCTCAAGTGAGTCGTTCGAGCTACTTCCACTTGACAACACCATTTTTGCCATGTTCAAACATCACATTTTGAAGATACTTTCCATTCACACCTATCATGTATTTGATTTAGTGAATGCTTGATTTTATTGTCGAACATGAAATCTTTAGATTTAAGTTCATACACATGTTTTCCATGTATTATAATTCCCAAATAATCATCGCTCAAATACATGAATTCGAACATTATATATCATGATTATCTACACCATTATTGCCAATCATcatgtatataatttattttgagaAGAGATTTTGACAATGTTTTGGTAGATGTCTTGAAAGATGAAACATTCCACATAACATAAATAAGTAGTGATAATTTTTAATCTCTATAAACCCAAATCGCATGGACTCCCAAAACCCAAAAATGATGGTAAAAGTTAAAAGGTCCTCCATCTTTTacctttttgacatttttgccaaTCTAAATAAAGTATTTACttatgataaaaataaataaataaataaatcggaAATATCTACGAATTAAATAATACAAAACTAGGCTTCCTCGAGCCTTCTTCACCGTGTTCTCTCACCTTTGCTTTGTCCATAATCAACTACTTCTCAGGTCTCCGTCACCGATGGCTTGATTTCTCACGTCTCCGGTGAGCCCAACAGCTTTCTGTAAGTCTCGGTCGCTTAAGCGTTGTTAAGATGCTCTGTCTTTGTATATGTTTGATGTTTATACGTGTATATTGCTCAAAGACTTGGAACTTATTCTGTATGATTATCCGCTACTATTTtgtttattagggttttttttttctttggaaagaAGCATTTTATGAGAGTCGTATTTATGTGAATGTTTGTTCCTATACATACAGAATCCGATTGTCATTCCGATAGCAAATACTTACAATCTTCCTGGAAACCTTCTTTGATTTGCTTTATGTTCAGACGCATTGATGTGACGAGGATTGAATTTGTTCTTTGCCTCATCAATTCAGTTTGAGATGGTTCCCGTCTTCAGTAGCAGCCCCCATTAGGGATGTTCAACTTGTAGATGCAGAGGAAAAGATTATAGCTTTTATTACATTTGTTCTGGAAAAACAATTACTTTTACTCTGTTACGTTAATTTAGTCATTAAATTGATTGTTACAGAAGTTACATACTTGATCTTGATGTTTGTATTTGTGTATCCTTGAGTATGTATTTTTTGCTCTACCACTTGATTTTTAAGTCTTAGACTTAGTATTAATGGGTTTTAATTCACACATTTCACACTTGATTAGGGTATATTACAGATGGGTCGGCCTAGGTTTATGCGACCAAAGGGAGAGGATGGCAAATCCACACCGAACCTTTTTGTGGCCAATTGTGGGCCTGCAGTGGGGATATCGTATGCCAGTATTGCATCCGTGTTTAGCACTTTTGGGGAAGTTAAAGAAGTAAATGCAGCCGATGAGAGTGGTGCCCGTGTTATCATTTCTTATTCTGAAGCCAGTTCTGCTGAAGCTGCCCTAAAAGCAATGGATGGACGTCCTTGCCCTGATCTTGGAGGCCGTTCTTTGCACATACGTTTTTCAATTGCACAGCCATCTTGCTTGGTAGTTTATGTCTACTTGCTCTGTTTTCTAGTGACTAAGCTTGAATGTTGAATTTGCATTATCTTGGTTCGGTTTTAGGCTATCCATGCAACATTGATCCACTTAATTTGCATCATCTTAAGGTCATATGTACGGAACTTTTTTTTAGTGAAAAAGAAACAGTGAATCAACTTGCTAATTATATGTGTCATCTGTGGATAATATGATAATTCTTGGATGTGGAGCATGTGCAATATTCTTGGTTTTTTGTTATATCGTTGCTTTGGGCGCATTGTGTTCTTCATTATGGAGAACCTCACCTCCTTTGTCTTTGATTTAATTATGCTTCTTACTGAGCCAGCTTCTGATGGTGCATTATGGTGAACAGTCATCACTCATCAGTGTCTCATAGTATTTGTTCTATTAGGAATGTTACTCTAAGCCATGGGCGTATTGATTAAATCATCATATTCCCACTCTGATtgtttcatgtgcatcatatgtgttagaatatatataagtgatatgaaatgccccaacccaacaagttaacttattgggttgaatgtcAAAGTAACTAATATTAACAGTATGGGTGTGAACAGCGTGAAGATTCTTGATGTAAGAGTAAATAAGTTGTAAACTTGCAATGTGGTATTGCGAGCCCTTAATCAGGGGAATCCGGGAATGGGCAAACATCCATGCAGTGGATTCTAATCGATCTCTCATTCATTCATATAGCTGACTCCAAACTGTTTATGATAATGGCTTTGATGATCATATGTCATTATCTTAGAAGAAACCATTGACTGTTTGTTTTACACAGGCTGGATTTCAGTTTTTTTGGTCTAACGACTTCTAATAATTTACATTATAAAGTATAAATATGATGTGTTTGTGGAGTTAGCCATAGAGTTTTGAGTTGCATAATTGGAGCAGGCTACTGCATTCTTAGAATCTGATCTTCCTTGCAATAAATGCATTTAATCGTCATCTATTAACTTTTATGTGTCTATTTAGGGACCCACACATGACTTGATTCCAGTGTCACTCATGGCTTCTGAGTTGAATATTCCAGGCCTGTATCTGTTGCATGACTTTGTGAGTGTTGAAGAAGAAAAGGTTCGCAGTTCTTGACTTCCCACTTATATGACATTTTGCTTTATAGCTgcgttcattcttttttttaaaaattttgtgaaATACTTGCAGCTTGATTCGAAGTAAAACTGATATAATTTTCCTTTCCTCTTTTCTGCAAGGAATTACTTGCTGCAGTCGATGATAGGCGTTGGATAAATCTCTCAAAAAGAAGGGTTCAACACTATGGGTATGAATTTTGTTATGAAGTAAGTTTCACTAATTTGCTTCACTTTGATTTAATTAACATCAAGCTACATGTTGTTGCTTTGTTTATGTTTACAAGCATGTACTTAGTGCTAATGCGATCAATGAGTTTGATTGCTCAAACTTATCTTTATTAGGAGGAAGAAATGGTCTAATATGGTATGCTAGCACCATCCATATAATCTCTGTTGCAAAACATGTGAACACTTTAAGCTTAGGGATTGAGATAAATATAATCCAGTGATTAGTGATTGtttaccccattttgttggtgGTCTTCTCAATGTGGAAGATTTAGCTTTTGCTGTCATTTGATTCATATTACTGACCTACTTATGCTTGTAAGAATCTTGAAATCTTGAAGATTTTTTTGAGCCCACTCAAGAGTTTGTCTTTTCGTCATTACAGACAAGGAATGTTAATACGAAGCAGTACTTGGGTGAACTTCCCTCATTTGTTTCTCCAATACTTGAAAGGATACCCTTGTTTAAGAATGTTGACAGTTCTGCAGGTTTAACTCTGGACCAACTAACGGTATGTTGAAATGTTTATCTTTTCCTACCATTATCTTAATCTTTTTCTGTTTAAGGCAGTAGAAGCTAGTTTTAAAATAAACGAGTAAAAAAGCATTGTGGTAGTTCcaggtttttgtacaatcaTAGATTCATATAGTTTTTGTGTATTGTGTTTGAGACTGAAAATTCAGTAATTGTATTACAGGTTAATGAGTACCCACTTGGTGTGGGCTTGTCTCCGCACATAGACACCCATTCAGCATTTGACGGATTAATTTTTAGCCTTTCATTAGCAGGGCCATGCATTATGGAGTTCAGGAGGTACTCTGAAGAAGCTGGGCTTCTTGAAGCTTTGTCGACTACTGATATTGAAATGGAACGTTCTGGACAATGCTCAGACTTTTTAAGGAAGGCTATCTATCTTCCTCCTCGCTCAATGCTTCTTTTATCTGGAGAGGCACGATATGCTTGGCAACATTACATTCCACATCATAAGGTGGAGCAGTCATTTTTTTAGCTTTTCTCTCATTTGAGATGCAAGTTTCTCTTTCAGAAGTTCATATGATAAATTTCCTTCAAGTTGTGACTCAATGATGATAACTTTTAAAACCTAGAGCTTCCTTAATTGTGATTCTAGAATCTTGAGCGGGTGAAAAGGAGCCATTGATTATGCCAAAGTGCTTATCCCTTTAGGTTCCCCCTCACTTGCTGGTCCTGGACATGGGATGGATCTTAGACATGGAATCTGGAGAACTTCTAATTAAACTTAATCATGGAGCAAAATACAAAGTAAAATAGACAATTTCTCTCAAGAAATTTTAACATACCAGGACTTAAAACCTGGAACATTTAGGATGcaaattgaagatcaaaataGTGCATGTACTCTGCCATAGCCCATACCCCtatttccttctcttttaacATGTAGCATCTTATGGTCATTTATAGTTAACATATAGGAAATTCAAATGTGTTTCTGCCTATATATGTGTAATCCCTTAACATTATTTTCCTTTAAATACAGATTGACTTGGTGAAGGAAAGCGTGATCAGAAGAGGTGCAAGAAGGGTATCTTTCACACTTCGCAGGGTGTGTTTTCTTTTGAGCATTTGATATATTCTCTGTATCCTTTTTAGATGCATGAAATGGCTTTGAGAACAAGATAGCCTCATATACTTGCTGTCAAATGTGTGGTTCGCTTTCAGATACCTCAAAACCTTAATACTGTCGCATACTCTTTTTGGGCTTCCAGCTCTTTCCACATTACCATTAAATCTATCCTCTATCATGTTGGAACTGCCGATTGATGAAAATGTAGATGGTTTGGAATTTAGTGCCATGACTTCTTTGATTCTCATAGTTAAAACCTTCGGACGTTTGGAACTTTTCTCTTAAAGGTAGGTCGATAACCTCTAGTGCTTCAAGGTTTTACTGAAAGGGGAAAATTTTGAAGAAGATATGTTTTCTATAGCTTTTCCAGTAACAGATTTTTTTCACATGCTTGTGGATAGCCATGAAAATGCTGTAAAGTTTAAGAAACATATAAGTTGTTTTATGTGAACATAGATTGTCTTATTGGTGAATGTGCTTGTTTGctcacatatatatagggagtaCTTCTAACCATCGTTGTAAATTTTTTAGTTTCATCGTCATCATCCAAGCCttgtcccaatttgtttggGGGTGGCTATATAAATCCATGAGAGAAATCAATGAATTCTTTTTCACCTTACATTTCTATCTAAGGCCATACTCTCAAGAACTCTTACTGaatttatatctttttatcatatatattttgGACAAATATGTTTGATTAGAATCTTAGTAACCTGTTTCTTGTAGGTAAGAAGAGGTCCTTGCCAATGTGAGTACCCCCAATATTGTGATTCTCAGCGAAGCTGATAGAGTTTTTTTCACTGATGGATATGGGGGATTGGAGATGAAGCGGCAAATCAAACAAACACTTGACGAACGAGTTGATAAATTGTGGTTTCTGTTAAACAACACAACCATTAGTTCAAGAGGAGGTTTCCCCATTCTTTTTAGGGGTTTGAGATTACATTGTATCCAGCAAATCAATCCTCAATGAGGTGTCTGGTTCTTACCaagggaaagagagaaaaaaagtgtACAAGGAGAGACCAATGCATCAGGTTTTGTTGGGAGTTACTTCAACCAATACAATTCGAAGCTTATTTGTTGATTTCTCTCTGATCTTTGAAATAGATGGAGAGGTTGAATTTTTAAAAGATTTTCTGGTGGCTTGGCTGGTATTAGGCTTTACCATCTCTTATACAAACAAACCAAAATGGCGAAATGTCAATGGTTTCGTTTTTCAAGCAGCCATTTGCAGGAATTTGTAAGGATCCGACTGCTTCTGAGTTGTAGATTTCATGTGAGACATGTAAAGCACATAAATTCATTAGGATCCATTGCGTCGAACTTTCAACAATTGAGATATCCGTTATTGAGTTGTACGCATAGAATTTCTTGTGAGATATGTGAATTTTACGAAATCACATGTTAGCTgctgaaattttttattttttggaagtgAAGCTATtctcataaagaaaaaaaactacataaagaaaatgagagtatgaaaacaaaaaaaaattgaaataaaaaatatttattcacaaaTGCTTATAGTATGtttagtaataataataagcGCATAAATAAAGTATATCCCAGTATTCAATGTCCAACAACCAATAAAACCCCAGTACTGAATAATGGTGTGAAGATGAGTGGAATCAGGCAATCAGCCATCTCTGCAATGCAATTCTCGCTGGAATCGCTATGAACACAACTACAAACAACAACCCAGACTTGGTGGTGGACCCACAACAGCCACCGAACGTCTTTCCCCAGCTACAGACCCAACCCCAGCCTCAACAGCAGCCGCGGCGGCCCAGGGGATTCGCGGCCACAGCCGCCGCCACCGCTGGCTCCGGGAAGCCTAAGAaggagagggagaaggagaaggagcgTACCAAACTTCGGGAGCGACACCGCCGCGCTATCACTAGCCGCATGCTCGCTGGGCTCCGGCAGTACGGCAACTTCCCCCTTCCCGCTCGTGCCGACATGAATGACGTGCTGGCAGCCTTGGCCCGTGAGGCCGGCTGGACCGTCGAGGCTGATGGCACCACCTACAGGCAGTCTCTTCCTCCTTCTCAGATGGTATGGCTTTGTGTGACACTGCGAACAGAGAGAAAATGTTGATAAAAACCTGAACTTTTGACATGTTCCATTTAttcagggttttttttttcattttttgaaaaaaaaaatcttacctTTCGCTTTTCTTTAAAGTTTGGTTTTTGATTAACCTATTTGGTGTTATTAGGTTGGTTCACCTGTGGGCTATTTTGTTGCTGAGAAAACGTGAGAGAGTGGTACTAGGAGATATGAATTGTCTGTTGGAAGATGGTTTCTACGGGGAAACCCTGAGAAGTGAGAACATAGTTAAATAGAGAAGCTTTAATTAGTTGAGCAGTTACATAAGAGTTAATATGAGATAGGGAAAATAGCACTTGCATACGGAATTCCTTCCCATGAAGCCTGCTAAATCTGATAGTTTAGTACTGTATTAAGATATAAGTGTGTTGTTCTTGACTATGACTTCATTCGGGGAATAGGACATTGTGAGCAATATGCAATTGCAAGACAGTTAACGGGCGCCATAGCTAAAAAGTTAGTCCAAGAAGTTTAAGATTCACCCCTTCCTTTTTGTACAGCTGTCACTGAAGTGTGAGACACTCTTTGTCTCGGAGCATAACAGGCGAATGTGTCTTGTTGCCATGATAAATATGATAAACATTACAAGTGAGCTTCATTTGTAATATTTAACTTTGGAATTTTTATCAATCTTCAGGCAGCATTCCCTGTGAGGTCAGTCGAAAGCCCACTATCAACTAGTACATTGAAGAATTGCTCTGTTAAGTCATCGCTCGACAGTCAGCCACCGGTTCTCAGAATTGATGAGAACTTGTCACCAGCATCTCTCGATTCTGTTGTTATGGCCGCTAGTAATACAAGAGGGGAAAAATATGCAAGTGTCAGCCCGATCAACTCGGTTGAATGCTTGGAGGCTGATCAAGTAATTTTGTTATCTAACTAATTGCATTGGTGGTAACTTTTTTTGCAATGTTCTTATCACAATTCAATGGACCCTTTGATTGCCCTCATCACCTCTCCTTTTGATTTCGTTGTAATtccatttatttgaaattgaagtcGGCATTTTTGGTCTATTCTTAAATGTGGAGCTATTGCTTGACCGTGTATGATGTTTAATCTCCACTGTGGCTTTTGTTTGCttgttctatttattttatcttttacttTTGACTTTTAACTCATAGTTAGGAGCCACAAGTTATCAATGACATAAAACATTGTAGTATGTCAGTATTTATTGGGCAGAGGACATGATTGATCTTGATGCGATGAAGCTTTCTATgccttaaattatttttgtttttattgatgCCCTGTTTCCATCTAATTTGATATATTTAAGGCCACCATTGGAGTGGGTTTCAAGTTAACTATTGGCAAGATGATTAGTGTACAGaaagtttaattttaattttcacaTCTCTTATATAAGTTTGCTTCTTTTGTCGTGTTTGGTGATGTGGTTACTTGATACGTTAGTTAGCTTCTGATGAGTGATGACCAAGAGTAAATGCCTCTTTAATATACAAATTTTATTGGATATCGTTCTACTGTTGATTGGTGCAGCTTATTCAAGATTGTCGTCCTGGA
Protein-coding regions in this window:
- the LOC120016236 gene encoding alkylated DNA repair protein ALKBH8 homolog — translated: MGRPRFMRPKGEDGKSTPNLFVANCGPAVGISYASIASVFSTFGEVKEVNAADESGARVIISYSEASSAEAALKAMDGRPCPDLGGRSLHIRFSIAQPSCLGPTHDLIPVSLMASELNIPGLYLLHDFVSVEEEKELLAAVDDRRWINLSKRRVQHYGYEFCYETRNVNTKQYLGELPSFVSPILERIPLFKNVDSSAGLTLDQLTVNEYPLGVGLSPHIDTHSAFDGLIFSLSLAGPCIMEFRRYSEEAGLLEALSTTDIEMERSGQCSDFLRKAIYLPPRSMLLLSGEARYAWQHYIPHHKIDLVKESVIRRGARRVSFTLRRVRRGPCQCEYPQYCDSQRS